A stretch of Lactuca sativa cultivar Salinas chromosome 6, Lsat_Salinas_v11, whole genome shotgun sequence DNA encodes these proteins:
- the LOC111885099 gene encoding uncharacterized protein At4g15545 isoform X2 — protein sequence MLPKESVGMTFDLPQEVLEVLPSDPFEQLDFARKITSIALFTRISALESESSVLRDELMDRELVIEDLQTQMDSLNSSLSDVLDRLSRADQEKENLLNENASLSEQVKKLNRDVAKLQSFRKTLMMSLQDEEGSSARNTPIVAPDNSSLSSQSFAGDEETETEPPSNASQFNEPVTDASSRAHISPGMFLVSQTSTPRLTPPGSPPSLSASGSPTRRQSISFSTTRSMSDDHRSSVFSSTTSTPYTSMTGRTRVDGKEFFRQVRGRLSYEQFGAFLANVKELNSHKQTKEDTLRKADDIFGPENKDLYAIFEGLISRNIH from the exons ATGTTGCCAAAAGAATCTGTGGGTATGACCTTCGATCTTCCACAAGAGGTGTTGGAAGTGCTACCTTCCGATCCATTTGAACAGCTCGATTTCGCTCGCAAAATCACTTCCATTGCGCTTTTCACTCGAATCTCCGCCCTTGAATCGGAGTCATCCGTCCTCCGCGACGAGCTTATGGACCGGGAACTCGTTATCGAAGACCTTCAGACTCAGATGGACTCTCTCAACTCTTCTCTCTCTGACGTTCTCGACAGACTTTCCCGCGCTGATCAAGAGAAA GAAAATCTATTGAATGAGAATGCGTCGCTATCGGAACAAGTCAAAAAGCTCAACCGTGATGTTGCTAAG TTGCAGAGCTTCAGGAAGACACTCATGATGTCCCTTCAAGATGAAGAAGGAAGTTCA GCAAGGAACACTCCAATTGTTGCACCAGACAATTCAAGCTTATCATCTCAATCGTTTGCTGGAG atgaagaaactGAAACTGAGCCACCTTCAAATGCTTCACAATTCAATGAGCCTGTGACAGATG CATCGAGTAGGGCCCACATTTCACCAGGCATGTTTTTAGTATCGCAAACAAGCACACCTCGGTTAACACCTCCTGGATCTCCTCCAAGCTTATCAGCATCTGGATCTCCAACAAGAAGGCAATCTATTTCTTTTTCAACCACAAGAAGTATGTCTGATGATCATAGATCTTCTGTCTTTTCGTCTACAACTTCAACCCCATACACCTCCATGACAG GACGCACTCGAGTGGATGGGAAAGAATTTTTCAGACAAGTGAG GGGCAGATTATCATATGAGCAATTTGGTGCATTTTTAGCGAATGTGAAGGAATTAAACTCACACAAGCAAACAAAGGAG GATACTTTAAGGAAGGCAGATGATATATTTGGCCCGGAAAACAAGGATCTTTATGCTATTTTTGAGGGATTAATCAGTCGTAACATCCATTAA
- the LOC111885092 gene encoding receptor-like cytosolic serine/threonine-protein kinase RBK2 yields the protein MAEDEKNEAVTSAVENQKLLPSDSTVSLSAEDKDEENCDCNKSTLEETEEKCESEPASPKEIVASTSSSSSFKFGILDLVSQIDPKSHPQQWCGGLLRKLTKGPSASLLSFNPCLPSLPSIKRTKKKPSRKHTQSMSEIPNSFDPNLYCFEASWTIYSLSELKDATDNFSRENLIGEGGYSEVYKGHLQDGQIIAVKRLIRGTQEEMTSDFLSELGILVHVNHQNISNVIGYGIEGGMYLVLPLSHHGSLASLLSDHKEKLDWRIRYNIALGTASGLSYLHEGCQRRIIHRDIKAANILLSEDFQPRIADFGLAKWLPDQWSHLNVSQFEGTFGYLAPEVFMNGLVDEKTDVYAYGVLLLEIITGRPALDEAQKSLVMWARPLIHNKHVEKLVDPHLDGECELEQLSDMLWIASQCINDCPTERPKMSQVYRMLSGDEGIPDSKKFMKWAAFRRRKKSTEVFEELLKLKDLSPSPSPSPSPHQTDRVLEG from the exons ATGGCCGAAGACGAAAAGAATGAAGCTGTTACATCTGCAGTAGAAAATCAGAAACTTCTTCCCTCTGATTCTACAGTTTCTCTTTCTGCTGAAG ATAAGGATGAGGAGAATTGTGATTGTAATAAGTCAACACTGGAGGAAACTGAGGAGAAATGTGAATCTGAACCAGCATCACCTAAGGAGATTGTTGCTTCAACTTCAAGTTCATCATCTTTCAAATTTGGGATTTTAGATTTAGTATCTCAAATTGATCCAAAAAGTCATCCCCAACAATGGTGTGGTGGATTATTACGAAAATTAACAAAAGGGCCCTCAGCAAGCTTGCTTTCATTCAATCCTTGCCTCCCTAGCCTACCTTCCATTAAAAGAACCAAGAAAAAACCGAGTAGGAAACACACTCAAAGCATGTCAGAAATTCCAAACAGTTTTGATCCcaatttgtattgttttgaagCTTCATGGACAATTTACTCACTCTCAGAACTCAAAGATGCAACTGACAACTTTAGTCGTG aaaacttAATTGGAGAGGGAGGTTATTCTGAAGTCTACAAGGGTCATTTACAAGATGGACAAATTATAGCAGTGAAAAGATTAATCAGAGGTACACAAGAAGAGATGACATCAGATTTTTTATCTGAACTTGGAATTCTTGTTCATGTAAACCACCAAAATATTTCTAATGTTATTGGGTATGGAATTGAGGGGGGGATGTACCTTGTTCTTCCTTTATCACACCATGGGAGCTTAGCTTCTCTTCTTTCTG ATCATAAAGAGAAACTTGACTGGAGAATTAGATATAACATTGCATTGGGAACTGCATCTGGGCTTTCTTATCTTCATGAAGGTTGTCAAAGAAGAATCATTCATAGAGATATCAAGGCAGCTAATATTTTGCTTTCGGAGGATTTTCAACCTCGT ATTGCTGATTTTGGGCTGGCGAAATGGCTTCCAGATCAATGGAGTCACCTCAACGTGTCACAGTTTGAAGGGACATTTgg GTACCTTGCTCCTGAGGTTTTCATGAATGGGTTGGTGGATGAGAAAACTGATGTGTATGCTTATGGAGTCCTTCTGTTAGAGATCATAACTGGACGCCCTGCTTTGGATGAGGCACAGAAGAGTCTCGTTATGTGG GCTAGACCTTTAATACATAATAAACACGTTGAGAAACTTGTTGATCCACATCTTGATGGTGAGTGTGAGTTGGAGCAGCTGAGTGACATGCTATGGATTGCTTCTCAATGCATCAACGACTGTCCAACTGAACGTCCAAAAATGAGTCAG GTTTACAGGATGTTAAGTGGTGATGAAGGGATTCCTGATAGCAAAAAGTTTATGAAATGGGCTGCTTTCAGAAGAAGGAAGAAGTCAACTGAGGTCTTTGAGGAACTACTCAAACTCAAAGATCTTTCACCTTCACCCTCaccctcaccctcacctcaccAAACTGACAGAGTTTTAGAGGgttaa
- the LOC111885099 gene encoding uncharacterized protein At4g15545 isoform X1, protein MLPKESVGMTFDLPQEVLEVLPSDPFEQLDFARKITSIALFTRISALESESSVLRDELMDRELVIEDLQTQMDSLNSSLSDVLDRLSRADQEKENLLNENASLSEQVKKLNRDVAKLQSFRKTLMMSLQDEEGSSARNTPIVAPDNSSLSSQSFAGEDEETETEPPSNASQFNEPVTDASSRAHISPGMFLVSQTSTPRLTPPGSPPSLSASGSPTRRQSISFSTTRSMSDDHRSSVFSSTTSTPYTSMTGRTRVDGKEFFRQVRGRLSYEQFGAFLANVKELNSHKQTKEDTLRKADDIFGPENKDLYAIFEGLISRNIH, encoded by the exons ATGTTGCCAAAAGAATCTGTGGGTATGACCTTCGATCTTCCACAAGAGGTGTTGGAAGTGCTACCTTCCGATCCATTTGAACAGCTCGATTTCGCTCGCAAAATCACTTCCATTGCGCTTTTCACTCGAATCTCCGCCCTTGAATCGGAGTCATCCGTCCTCCGCGACGAGCTTATGGACCGGGAACTCGTTATCGAAGACCTTCAGACTCAGATGGACTCTCTCAACTCTTCTCTCTCTGACGTTCTCGACAGACTTTCCCGCGCTGATCAAGAGAAA GAAAATCTATTGAATGAGAATGCGTCGCTATCGGAACAAGTCAAAAAGCTCAACCGTGATGTTGCTAAG TTGCAGAGCTTCAGGAAGACACTCATGATGTCCCTTCAAGATGAAGAAGGAAGTTCA GCAAGGAACACTCCAATTGTTGCACCAGACAATTCAAGCTTATCATCTCAATCGTTTGCTGGAG aagatgaagaaactGAAACTGAGCCACCTTCAAATGCTTCACAATTCAATGAGCCTGTGACAGATG CATCGAGTAGGGCCCACATTTCACCAGGCATGTTTTTAGTATCGCAAACAAGCACACCTCGGTTAACACCTCCTGGATCTCCTCCAAGCTTATCAGCATCTGGATCTCCAACAAGAAGGCAATCTATTTCTTTTTCAACCACAAGAAGTATGTCTGATGATCATAGATCTTCTGTCTTTTCGTCTACAACTTCAACCCCATACACCTCCATGACAG GACGCACTCGAGTGGATGGGAAAGAATTTTTCAGACAAGTGAG GGGCAGATTATCATATGAGCAATTTGGTGCATTTTTAGCGAATGTGAAGGAATTAAACTCACACAAGCAAACAAAGGAG GATACTTTAAGGAAGGCAGATGATATATTTGGCCCGGAAAACAAGGATCTTTATGCTATTTTTGAGGGATTAATCAGTCGTAACATCCATTAA
- the LOC111885098 gene encoding translation initiation factor IF3-1, mitochondrial — protein sequence MVMFWCRTKQSQLRALSNQFKRCYFQIHGSSSIIRGTTVGVLKSPNSAFHRTGSEFGNCVRFFAAPVQVKPKYEDKDKGRPRMNEQISAQYVRIVTDEGHGVVSRHEALERARRLNVDLVEVQPDGNPPVCKLMDYNREMYLRQAKEKEQTKKKSDLVLRKGGLKEVRITSKIDKNDLQTKADAIKRLAERGHRIKCMAVGTEDQDLGGLLSRLSALIDDFSLVESGPRVESKQAYVVVRHVKFGPLKKGPGKKKLLATSNTETPEQNESGSETEEDTLSQDPIESVGDFENKNYDDTMKFAPETSSNRYASATRPANVNVPENRYATPGAGGVRRRLEPESGGNRRQGGSEPEAASRPVEVNRYKKGPTPQPPPPPPDYQMNRGPRGDFREKQAGFRR from the exons ATGGTGATGTTTTGGTGTCGGACTAAACAATCACAGCTCAGAGCTTTATCAAATCAGTTCAAACGATGCTACTTTCAGATTCATGGGTCCTCTTCAATCATCAGGGGAACTACAGTTGGAGTTCTCAAGAGTCCAAATTCAGCCTTTCACAGGACTGGATCCGAGTTTGGCAACTGTGTGCGATTCTTTGCTGCACCTGTTCAG GTCAAACCGAAATATGAAGATAAGGACAAGGGGCGTCCGCGAATGAATGAACAAATATCTGCTCAGTATGTTAGAATTGTGACAGATGAAG GACATGGTGTTGTGTCAAGGCATGAAGCATTGGAGCGTGCAAGGAGACTCAATGTTGATTTAGTTGAG GTTCAACCAGATGGTAACCCACCTGTTTGCAAACTCATGGACTATAACAGGGAAATGTACTTAAGACAAGCAAAAGAAAAAGAACAAACAAAAAAGAAG tCTGACTTGGTTTTGCGTAAAGGAGGTTTGAAAGAAGTTCGAATTACTAGTAAAATT GATAAAAATGATTTGCAAACAAAAGCAGATGCAATTAAGCGATTAGCTGAACGTGGTCATCGAATCAAG TGTATGGCAGTGGGTACTGAAGATCAGGATTTGGGAGGATTGCTATCACGTCTTTCTGCTCTG ATTGATGATTTTTCACTAGTCGAAAGTGGGCCTAGAGTGGAGTCAAAACAAGCATATGTAGTTGTCCGACATGTAAAATTTGGGCCATTGAAGAAAGGTCCAGGCAAAAAGAAGCTTTTAGCAACATCAAACACGGAAACACCAGAGCAAAACGAATCTGGTTCAGAAACCGAGGAAGATACACTTTCTCAAGACCCAATTGAATCAGTAggtgattttgaaaacaaaaattatGATGACACCATGAAGTTTGCACCAGAAACATCATCAAATAGGTATGCTTCTGCCACAAGGCCAGCAAATGTAAATGTTCCGGAAAATAGGTATGCAACTCCTGGTGCTGGTGGTGTAAGGAGACGGTTGGAACCGGAAAGTGGCGGCAATCGGCGGCAGGGTGGAAGTGAACCTGAGGCCGCCAGTAGACCGGTGGAGGTAAATAGGTACAAGAAAGGACCAAccccacaaccaccaccaccaccaccagattATCAGATGAACAGGGGCCCACGAGGAGATTTTAGGGAGAAACAAGCTGGTTTTAGAAGATAA